Proteins co-encoded in one Spirochaetota bacterium genomic window:
- a CDS encoding cation diffusion facilitator family transporter, which produces MDNGKHYEAIVAKKVTWIGMIVNIMLSGLKFVAGILGHSQAMVADAVHSFSDLTTDIAVLVGIKYWASPADDDHPYGHERIESIVTAFIALALFAVGIGIAYNGIVTAFEPDIKSPEAIALIAAFISIITKEWLYRWTVKKGKEIDSSSVIANAWHHRSDALSSIPALVAVALAIAHPSLAFFDHIGAVVVAIFIVKVAFDILKPVVMELSDRGASKSQVDAIDLIAMKVDGVKEVHSIRSRRVGSGYFVDLHVLVDGNMSVRDGHDIARSVKHELLDKGPKVLDVIVHLEPYQTSSKKNNS; this is translated from the coding sequence ATGGATAATGGAAAACACTATGAAGCTATTGTAGCTAAAAAAGTTACCTGGATTGGGATGATAGTCAATATAATGCTGTCAGGATTGAAGTTTGTTGCAGGGATACTGGGGCACAGCCAGGCAATGGTTGCTGATGCTGTACACAGTTTTTCTGATTTAACGACAGATATTGCTGTACTTGTTGGCATTAAATACTGGGCAAGCCCTGCTGATGATGATCACCCCTATGGTCATGAACGCATAGAAAGTATTGTTACAGCGTTTATTGCATTAGCCCTTTTTGCCGTTGGTATTGGGATAGCATACAATGGCATAGTAACGGCATTTGAGCCTGATATTAAAAGCCCTGAAGCAATTGCACTTATTGCTGCATTTATTTCTATCATAACCAAAGAATGGTTGTATCGCTGGACAGTAAAAAAAGGAAAAGAAATTGATTCTTCTTCAGTAATTGCCAATGCATGGCATCATCGTTCTGATGCATTGAGCTCTATACCTGCGCTTGTTGCGGTTGCACTTGCCATTGCACATCCTTCATTAGCTTTCTTTGACCATATTGGTGCTGTTGTGGTTGCAATATTTATTGTTAAGGTTGCATTTGACATTTTAAAACCTGTTGTTATGGAACTATCAGATAGAGGTGCTTCTAAATCACAGGTAGATGCCATAGATTTAATTGCGATGAAGGTTGATGGAGTCAAAGAGGTGCATAGCATTCGTTCACGGAGAGTTGGGAGTGGTTATTTTGTTGACCTGCACGTGCTGGTTGATGGCAATATGTCGGTACGGGATGGACATGATATTGCGCGCAGTGTAAAGCACGAGCTTTTAGATAAAGGTCCTAAAGTTCTGGATGTTATTGTTCACTTAGAGCCGTATCAAACTTCTTCAAAAAAGAATAACAGTTGA
- a CDS encoding ABC transporter ATP-binding protein, giving the protein MDYILQVKNLYKYYPGVKAVDDVSFDIPRGICFGLLGPNGAGKTTTIEVIEGIQKPDHGTILYKGKPRDQHFKQEVGIQLQHTELQQYLTVKEILLTFRNLYARRAEMDELVSLCYLEEILDRDNRKISGGQKQRLLLAIALANDPELLFLDEPTTGLDPQARRHVWDIVQSIKKKGKTIVLTTHYMEEAQTLCDIVAIMDRGKIIAMDSPINLLNQYCRGVTITLPSVVDENILRQMNCEWYTVNHTIEIHTQQPHDCLRLLIDNNVDITGMVVRSQNLEDLFLQLTGTQLRA; this is encoded by the coding sequence ATGGACTATATATTGCAAGTTAAAAATCTTTATAAATATTACCCTGGTGTAAAAGCTGTTGACGATGTCAGTTTTGACATTCCTCGAGGTATATGTTTTGGATTGCTTGGACCAAATGGTGCAGGCAAGACAACTACCATTGAAGTTATTGAGGGAATTCAAAAGCCCGATCATGGAACAATACTGTATAAGGGGAAGCCTCGTGATCAGCACTTTAAGCAGGAGGTTGGCATTCAGCTTCAGCATACTGAACTGCAGCAGTACCTGACCGTTAAAGAAATACTTTTGACTTTCAGAAATTTGTATGCTCGCAGGGCAGAGATGGATGAACTTGTTTCGCTGTGTTATTTGGAAGAAATACTGGACAGGGACAACAGGAAAATATCGGGCGGTCAAAAGCAGCGTTTACTATTGGCCATAGCTCTGGCAAATGATCCTGAATTATTATTTCTGGATGAACCAACCACAGGCCTTGATCCTCAGGCCCGGCGTCATGTGTGGGATATTGTACAATCTATAAAAAAGAAAGGCAAAACCATCGTACTCACAACACATTATATGGAAGAAGCCCAAACATTATGTGATATTGTGGCCATTATGGATCGTGGAAAAATCATTGCCATGGATTCGCCTATTAATTTACTGAACCAGTATTGCCGTGGGGTTACTATTACTTTACCTTCGGTAGTTGATGAAAACATTTTACGCCAGATGAATTGTGAGTGGTATACGGTAAATCATACCATTGAAATACACACCCAACAACCGCATGATTGCCTGAGGCTGCTTATAGACAACAATGTTGATATTACAGGCATGGTAGTACGTTCACAAAATTTAGAGGATTTATTTTTACAGTTAACAGGAACACAATTGAGGGCTTAA
- a CDS encoding DUF3592 domain-containing protein, producing MTQKKHIVIFLFVFGGVITLAGLKIVHNARESLYWPKAEGIITQSFMDWDRHRRQFANITYTFTVNGQKIKGFQISAKEMNKSNEDLLKEYPVGKKVIVFYDPENPENSLLEPGYSWQSYQALILGIVILIVAIVVALFYKEKPHEIGGKT from the coding sequence ATGACGCAGAAAAAGCATATAGTAATTTTTCTATTTGTATTTGGTGGTGTTATAACTCTTGCAGGGTTAAAAATTGTCCATAATGCACGTGAAAGTTTATATTGGCCCAAAGCAGAGGGTATTATAACGCAATCGTTTATGGATTGGGATCGTCATAGGAGACAATTCGCTAATATAACATATACATTTACGGTAAATGGACAGAAAATTAAGGGTTTTCAAATTTCGGCAAAAGAGATGAATAAATCAAACGAGGATTTGCTAAAAGAATATCCTGTTGGAAAAAAAGTAATAGTGTTTTATGATCCTGAAAACCCTGAAAACTCATTATTAGAACCAGGTTATTCCTGGCAAAGTTATCAAGCATTGATACTAGGCATAGTCATACTTATAGTTGCTATAGTAGTGGCTTTGTTTTATAAAGAAAAGCCTCATGAGATAGGGGGAAAAACATGA
- a CDS encoding DUF362 domain-containing protein — protein sequence MKISRRNFIVTLFSSVGVLCSNYLTGIKKAFGVGKYSDLVVIKTQELTQKSIYTMVEQGFKELGGIERFVKKGMRVVIKPNMGFNSTPERAHTTNPVLVEAVATMCKKAGASVAIMDRPVHNARLCYRSSGIEEVAKKVGVDCVYMDRDKFKPVKVPGGLNLDTLDVYEDILEADCIINMPIAKHHSAADLTLAMKNLMGVIGGNRGYYHINLHRNIVDFNKAVKVHLIILDGLRILTKHGPSSGSPADIKETKTVIFGTNPVAVDAYAAKHLFGIEPSSIGYLNLAAQSGMGTINVGAYSTIIRTV from the coding sequence ATGAAAATATCAAGAAGAAATTTCATTGTAACGTTATTTAGCAGCGTGGGAGTACTATGTAGTAACTATCTCACAGGCATTAAAAAAGCCTTTGGTGTTGGAAAATATTCAGATCTTGTTGTGATAAAAACTCAAGAGTTAACACAAAAATCCATTTATACTATGGTTGAGCAAGGTTTTAAGGAATTGGGTGGAATAGAACGATTTGTAAAAAAAGGAATGAGAGTAGTAATAAAGCCCAATATGGGTTTTAACTCAACTCCTGAGCGAGCGCACACAACAAATCCAGTATTAGTTGAAGCTGTTGCTACTATGTGTAAAAAAGCAGGCGCTAGTGTAGCAATAATGGACCGACCTGTTCATAACGCGCGGCTTTGCTACAGGTCAAGTGGTATTGAAGAAGTAGCAAAAAAAGTTGGCGTGGATTGTGTGTATATGGATAGGGACAAATTTAAACCAGTCAAAGTCCCTGGCGGGCTTAATTTGGATACACTGGATGTGTATGAGGACATACTTGAAGCTGATTGCATTATCAATATGCCAATAGCAAAACATCACAGCGCTGCAGATCTTACGCTTGCCATGAAAAACTTAATGGGAGTCATTGGTGGTAACCGTGGTTATTATCATATAAATCTACACAGGAATATTGTGGATTTCAACAAAGCAGTAAAGGTACATCTAATAATACTGGATGGCTTGCGAATTTTAACAAAACATGGTCCATCATCAGGTAGCCCCGCAGATATAAAAGAAACGAAAACAGTAATTTTTGGTACAAATCCTGTTGCGGTAGATGCCTATGCAGCAAAACATCTATTTGGCATTGAACCATCTTCCATTGGCTATCTTAACCTGGCGGCACAATCAGGTATGGGTACTATTAATGTTGGGGCATATTCCACCATAATAAGAACAGTATGA
- a CDS encoding ATP-dependent helicase codes for MSIKANKNQIKAINAENGAHLVIASAGSGKTYTIIQRSIALINNGLCKPGELLLLTFSRKAADELKKRIIAGLGNCGNDIVASTFHAFCLQYIIKHNMKQVTVLDEESSEKIIKEIVDKHVEKFNGIPSTVIYKLALKNIQTKNLPHDLYTAIKTIKDEYAQYKQLHNVIDFEDMINKSIDCLSQDILLRNRIHKTFKYVMVDEFQDTSDNNFKLLKLLLPEESPNVFMVGDDWQSIYKFRDANIDYIVNARKYFDTLTVHSLNSNYRSKKEIVKLSNRLIAKNRFRSRRWVRSVRGSGGKIYFVKVDSFQNEALVAGTIAQQYDKKFSIGVLYRNNWQGTFLQSRMNADDNVKFLTIHGAKGLEFDVVILCGVKDRLLPDPYTDIEEERRLMYVALTRAKNCLHILYHPAYSNTKPQFIEECEAYL; via the coding sequence ATGTCCATAAAAGCTAACAAAAATCAAATAAAGGCAATAAATGCCGAAAATGGTGCACATCTTGTGATTGCATCTGCAGGAAGTGGGAAGACATATACTATCATACAACGAAGCATTGCGTTGATCAATAATGGATTGTGTAAACCTGGTGAACTGCTTTTACTGACTTTCAGCAGAAAAGCAGCAGATGAACTTAAAAAAAGGATAATTGCAGGATTAGGAAATTGCGGAAACGATATTGTTGCTTCCACATTCCATGCTTTTTGTCTTCAGTATATTATTAAACACAATATGAAACAGGTAACTGTTCTTGATGAAGAATCGTCAGAGAAAATTATTAAAGAGATAGTTGATAAGCATGTTGAAAAATTTAATGGTATTCCTTCAACAGTAATTTACAAATTAGCGTTAAAAAATATACAAACAAAAAACCTGCCACATGATTTGTATACTGCAATCAAAACTATCAAAGATGAATATGCACAGTATAAGCAGTTGCATAACGTTATTGATTTTGAGGATATGATAAATAAGTCCATAGATTGTTTATCCCAGGATATATTGTTACGAAATAGAATCCATAAAACTTTTAAATATGTGATGGTTGATGAATTTCAGGATACATCAGATAATAATTTTAAACTTTTAAAATTGCTTTTACCTGAAGAAAGCCCCAACGTTTTTATGGTTGGTGATGACTGGCAATCAATTTATAAATTCAGAGATGCCAACATAGACTATATTGTCAATGCAAGAAAATATTTTGATACATTAACAGTGCATTCGCTTAACAGTAATTATCGCTCAAAAAAGGAGATAGTGAAGCTTTCCAACAGACTTATAGCTAAAAACAGATTTCGCTCACGACGCTGGGTTAGATCAGTTCGTGGTAGTGGTGGCAAAATTTATTTTGTCAAAGTTGACTCGTTCCAAAATGAGGCACTGGTTGCAGGAACTATCGCACAGCAATATGATAAAAAATTTTCTATTGGTGTGCTGTATAGAAATAATTGGCAGGGCACGTTTTTGCAATCAAGAATGAATGCAGATGATAATGTGAAATTTTTGACTATACATGGGGCAAAAGGTTTGGAGTTTGATGTGGTAATACTATGTGGTGTAAAGGATAGATTGTTGCCGGACCCTTATACGGATATTGAAGAAGAACGGCGGCTGATGTATGTAGCTCTTACCCGTGCAAAAAACTGCTTGCATATACTATACCATCCTGCCTATAGTAACACAAAACCCCAATTCATTGAAGAATGTGAAGCATATTTATAA
- a CDS encoding 4Fe-4S dicluster domain-containing protein — MKSKHWSIYRSIGQLLLWFVFVASIIYLHDPVSDAGIGFYPSLSIHSITIGYITTHTVKYAVLGLGLFSLTFLLGRFFCGWVCPLGATFDASDALIQPKEKIKAKTNITRIKFLVLLSSVLIAFFGFTVSGYIDPITIAYRAYELFLYPFVSFIGSKPLSWILPGYEARDYPFYYYNWAWVAVVFLVVLGLSSFFRRFWCRVLCPLGAMYAVASHASLFRRVVDTDKCIHCGACVKGCRMGAIAPDGVGTIEHECIKCFDCLKNCNYDAVSFTFKRPSKVKSIEHPGKGITRRDLLIVAGSSAMVAASKVSLFAASHDSSIIRPPGALRESQFLDACIRCGQCMNVCPTNALHPCFVEAGFYGMFTPRLIPRIGYCDFTCTRCGQVCPTGAIQELSLSTKQKFVIGTAYILHDICLPWSEQINCIVCEEVCPVANKAITLEKKIVKNTKGIQVEVLLPVVHEDRCIGCGICENRCPVSGQAAIVVRKPKLKLEERYG; from the coding sequence ATGAAATCAAAACACTGGTCCATATATAGGTCAATTGGTCAGCTTTTGTTATGGTTTGTTTTTGTTGCCAGTATCATTTATTTACATGATCCAGTTTCTGATGCAGGGATTGGATTTTATCCTTCACTTTCTATACACAGTATAACAATTGGATACATTACAACTCATACAGTCAAGTATGCAGTGTTAGGGCTGGGGTTATTTTCTTTGACTTTTTTGCTTGGGAGGTTTTTTTGTGGATGGGTGTGTCCGTTAGGTGCAACGTTTGATGCTTCAGATGCTTTGATACAGCCAAAAGAAAAAATAAAAGCAAAAACAAATATTACCAGAATCAAATTTTTAGTACTGCTCAGTTCGGTGCTCATAGCTTTCTTTGGTTTTACTGTGTCAGGATATATTGATCCAATTACCATTGCCTACCGTGCTTATGAACTGTTCTTATATCCGTTTGTGTCGTTCATAGGGTCAAAGCCTTTATCCTGGATTTTACCGGGATATGAGGCTCGGGATTATCCATTCTATTACTACAACTGGGCCTGGGTTGCAGTAGTATTCTTAGTTGTTTTAGGGTTATCTTCATTTTTCAGGCGATTCTGGTGCAGGGTGTTATGCCCATTAGGTGCCATGTATGCTGTAGCTTCACATGCTTCATTATTCCGGAGGGTTGTTGATACAGATAAATGTATTCATTGTGGGGCTTGTGTTAAAGGCTGTCGTATGGGGGCGATAGCTCCTGATGGGGTTGGCACAATAGAGCATGAATGTATTAAATGTTTTGATTGCCTGAAAAACTGCAATTATGATGCTGTTTCCTTTACATTTAAACGACCATCGAAAGTCAAAAGTATTGAGCATCCTGGAAAAGGAATCACTCGAAGAGATTTACTCATAGTGGCAGGATCATCGGCAATGGTTGCTGCCAGTAAAGTATCGCTTTTTGCAGCATCACACGATAGTTCCATAATTCGCCCACCCGGTGCATTACGCGAATCACAATTTTTAGATGCATGTATTCGGTGTGGGCAGTGCATGAATGTTTGTCCCACCAATGCACTTCATCCTTGTTTTGTTGAAGCTGGTTTTTATGGGATGTTTACCCCACGCTTAATTCCTCGTATTGGGTACTGTGATTTTACCTGTACACGCTGCGGGCAGGTTTGCCCAACGGGGGCAATACAGGAACTATCGCTGAGCACTAAACAAAAATTTGTTATTGGTACTGCATATATACTGCATGATATATGCTTACCATGGTCAGAACAAATAAATTGCATTGTATGTGAAGAAGTATGCCCGGTTGCCAACAAGGCTATAACCTTAGAAAAAAAGATTGTCAAAAATACGAAAGGAATACAGGTTGAAGTTTTATTGCCAGTTGTTCATGAAGATAGATGCATAGGGTGTGGTATATGCGAAAACAGATGCCCCGTGAGTGGGCAGGCAGCCATTGTGGTTCGTAAACCAAAGCTTAAGCTTGAGGAACGTTATGGATAA
- a CDS encoding ABC transporter permease — protein MLYRIWTIFIARTKEFYRDRSALGWNIIFPLLIIIGFSVVFRSESSPVLKVGVLKPLDSETRIAGNTQFDEFLKYKYIDFIEFASREKAIDSLQKFKIDMLLDPQHNTYFINDSSPNGYIAEQLLKGAGTTNTFFSKHSFKGRGIRYVEWLFPGILGMNAMFNSLYGVGYVLVMYRKNGILKRFSVAPVRPFEFLTAQILSRMFVMLATTIVVYIGTVLLYGFQCKGSLFTLFVVFALGGFCMISLGLLIACRSDSQEFADGLINIITWPMMFLSEVWFSLEGARPWVQKVSQLLPLTPIVESARMVMNEGATLFDIRYQLLYLIVVSGIFLLSGSLLFRWQRK, from the coding sequence ATGCTATACAGGATATGGACAATATTTATTGCACGTACAAAAGAATTTTATCGTGACAGATCGGCTCTGGGATGGAATATTATCTTCCCGCTTTTAATTATTATTGGTTTCAGTGTTGTATTCAGAAGCGAATCATCGCCAGTACTCAAAGTTGGTGTGCTTAAACCATTAGATAGTGAAACCAGGATTGCAGGTAACACCCAATTTGATGAGTTTTTAAAATACAAGTATATAGATTTTATTGAGTTTGCATCCAGGGAAAAAGCTATTGATAGTTTACAAAAATTTAAAATAGACATGCTGCTGGATCCTCAGCATAATACATATTTTATCAATGATTCATCTCCCAACGGGTATATTGCAGAACAGCTACTGAAAGGCGCAGGTACAACGAACACATTCTTCTCCAAACATTCGTTTAAGGGTAGGGGTATTCGCTATGTAGAATGGCTTTTCCCTGGTATTTTAGGGATGAATGCAATGTTTAACTCATTGTATGGTGTAGGTTATGTCCTGGTAATGTACAGGAAAAACGGTATATTGAAACGATTCAGTGTTGCGCCTGTCAGGCCGTTTGAATTTTTAACAGCGCAGATATTATCGCGAATGTTTGTGATGCTTGCTACAACAATTGTTGTGTATATTGGGACTGTTTTATTGTATGGATTTCAGTGTAAGGGTTCGTTATTTACGTTATTTGTTGTTTTTGCATTAGGTGGCTTTTGTATGATTTCGTTAGGTTTACTGATTGCTTGCCGCAGTGACAGTCAGGAGTTTGCTGATGGATTAATTAATATCATTACCTGGCCAATGATGTTTCTTTCAGAGGTGTGGTTTTCACTGGAGGGTGCGCGCCCCTGGGTACAGAAGGTATCACAACTTTTACCGCTTACACCTATTGTAGAAAGCGCACGTATGGTGATGAATGAGGGTGCCACACTATTTGATATCCGCTATCAATTATTGTATTTGATTGTAGTATCTGGTATATTTTTATTATCGGGGTCGCTTCTTTTCAGATGGCAGCGGAAATAA
- a CDS encoding Mut7-C RNAse domain-containing protein has product MKEYTVTIRFYEELNDFLPKDKKKVAFTVSWKGKRSVKDLIESLGIPHVEVDLILVNGISVGFDYIVQNDDYISVYPVFERFEISNTTRLRPQSLRTPAFICDVHLRKLVKYLRLFGFDVLYDETWDDKDLAQIAAQQKRILLTRDRQLLMRKIVDRGLIVRNTSPQKQIVEILDRLDLWDTVNPFSRCIMCNGKVTKLSDNTEEFEKEKPRIPPGVLSWCNTYYKCTQCGRIYWEGSHYQKLTKKIETIINQKSNK; this is encoded by the coding sequence TTGAAAGAATATACTGTAACAATTCGCTTTTACGAAGAACTCAATGACTTTTTGCCAAAAGATAAAAAAAAGGTTGCCTTCACCGTTAGCTGGAAGGGCAAACGCAGTGTAAAAGATTTAATAGAATCATTAGGTATTCCCCACGTTGAAGTTGATCTTATACTGGTAAATGGGATTTCGGTTGGATTTGATTATATTGTTCAAAATGATGATTATATCAGTGTATACCCTGTTTTTGAACGATTTGAAATCAGTAATACTACACGTTTGAGGCCTCAAAGTCTGCGTACACCTGCATTTATTTGTGATGTCCATTTACGCAAGCTTGTGAAGTATCTGCGTTTGTTTGGCTTTGATGTTTTATATGATGAAACCTGGGATGATAAGGATTTAGCACAAATAGCAGCACAGCAAAAGCGTATTTTACTTACCCGTGACCGACAGTTACTGATGAGAAAGATTGTTGATAGAGGATTAATTGTCCGCAATACCAGTCCACAAAAGCAAATAGTAGAAATATTAGACAGGCTGGATTTATGGGATACGGTAAATCCATTCAGCCGATGCATAATGTGTAATGGTAAAGTTACTAAGTTATCTGACAACACTGAAGAGTTTGAAAAAGAAAAACCACGAATTCCACCTGGCGTACTGAGTTGGTGCAATACATATTATAAATGTACACAATGTGGCAGAATATACTGGGAAGGAAGCCATTACCAGAAGCTAACAAAAAAAATTGAAACTATAATAAACCAGAAATCTAATAAATAA
- a CDS encoding transglutaminase-like domain-containing protein, translating to MIEKQLQDYLTPTRCIDSDSSEVLNYARHIIGNETDSIKKAVKLFYAVRDDIKYDPYSPFYKPEHYRGSYVLNRKRGYCVSKASLLCALGRACNIPSRVGFATVKNHIATKQLLETLGSNIFVYHGFTEFYLNGKWVKATPAFNKELCLLHKISPIDFNGIDDAIFPEYNTEKKQYMEYIEYHGSFIDIPVETILKAWKECYGKKRVELWITLFEKEFASRNFETEEIVK from the coding sequence ATGATTGAAAAGCAATTGCAAGACTACCTTACGCCAACACGATGTATTGATAGTGATAGCTCTGAAGTCCTTAACTACGCTCGCCATATTATTGGGAATGAAACCGATTCTATTAAAAAGGCAGTAAAGCTCTTTTATGCTGTCCGTGATGATATTAAATATGATCCGTATTCTCCTTTTTATAAGCCTGAACATTATAGAGGCAGTTATGTATTGAACCGCAAGCGTGGATACTGCGTTTCAAAAGCTTCTTTATTATGTGCTTTGGGCCGTGCTTGCAATATCCCAAGCAGAGTGGGCTTTGCAACGGTTAAAAATCACATAGCAACAAAGCAGCTTTTAGAAACATTAGGAAGTAATATATTTGTTTATCATGGTTTTACTGAGTTTTACTTAAATGGGAAATGGGTAAAAGCAACACCAGCTTTCAATAAGGAATTATGCCTGCTTCATAAAATATCACCTATTGATTTTAATGGTATCGATGATGCAATTTTCCCTGAGTATAACACTGAGAAAAAGCAATATATGGAATATATTGAGTATCATGGCAGTTTTATAGACATACCTGTTGAAACAATACTGAAAGCATGGAAGGAGTGTTATGGTAAAAAACGAGTTGAGTTGTGGATAACTCTTTTTGAAAAGGAATTTGCCAGCCGAAACTTTGAAACGGAAGAAATTGTAAAATAG
- a CDS encoding radical SAM protein: MKIVLGYCVEKEHSHDYYITLLPVGLVSIGAYLSQKGYDVTLANFSKKSHEQIVNEIKTIKPHIIGFSLYTHNRFSTFSVMQKIKMMFPHSIVVLGGPHATFLSHEIIKRYPYIDYVVEGEGEEAMLSIVEAIKKGKPIKEKIVKQNNVNIDTLPYPAKFAGKLSGVNINEQFKYIITSRGCSFKCTFCDSPSFWGRKIRFRDVDDVINELDVLYKKYGIIYFSIRDDNFTIKKDRVQELSHKIIKKKLYMMWNCQGRVDSVDEAMLIAMKKAGLEHIQYGVESGSEKILSLYDKKITIEKIMNTTAMTRKVGVYLSVYLMVGMKGETYTDIKKTKKLIAAMLPGDCVVSPVALYPGTKLYEEEKQCGVLDDNIWFKKRDAGIYLRNEPIIQEWMNELLLHTYKLRNTAWYTAKDFALHRKVTGDCWVTDILEGDYYLDNEIYPEASHVYAKVMNTMPDNPWGYMRYGKLHFAIGDFETAMESFFEATKIVPNYYGGWLKYAQASVALGIKDNARAAISKAMELNKYDERVRSLYTLLNKK, translated from the coding sequence ATGAAGATTGTACTTGGCTATTGTGTTGAAAAAGAACACAGTCATGATTATTATATTACGTTACTTCCTGTTGGTCTTGTTTCTATTGGTGCGTATCTGTCACAGAAAGGGTATGATGTAACGTTAGCTAATTTTTCTAAAAAAAGCCATGAACAAATAGTAAATGAGATAAAAACTATAAAACCACACATTATTGGATTTTCTTTATATACACATAATCGCTTTTCAACATTTTCAGTAATGCAAAAAATCAAAATGATGTTTCCACATAGTATTGTTGTACTTGGCGGGCCACATGCCACATTCCTTTCACATGAGATTATTAAGCGCTATCCATATATTGATTATGTTGTGGAAGGTGAAGGCGAAGAAGCAATGCTTTCAATTGTAGAGGCAATAAAAAAAGGCAAACCCATAAAAGAAAAGATAGTAAAGCAAAATAATGTAAATATTGATACATTGCCATATCCTGCAAAGTTTGCAGGTAAACTGTCCGGTGTAAATATCAATGAACAATTTAAGTATATAATAACCTCACGTGGTTGCAGCTTCAAGTGCACGTTCTGTGATTCACCTTCATTCTGGGGAAGGAAGATAAGATTTAGAGATGTTGATGATGTTATCAACGAACTAGATGTATTATATAAAAAATATGGAATAATTTATTTTTCAATACGGGATGACAATTTTACAATCAAAAAAGACCGTGTCCAGGAACTATCGCACAAAATAATTAAAAAAAAGCTGTATATGATGTGGAATTGTCAGGGGCGTGTTGATTCTGTTGATGAAGCAATGCTTATTGCCATGAAAAAAGCTGGACTTGAACATATACAGTATGGGGTTGAATCGGGTTCAGAAAAGATTCTTTCTTTATATGATAAAAAAATAACCATAGAAAAAATTATGAATACTACTGCAATGACACGGAAGGTTGGAGTATATCTTTCAGTGTATTTAATGGTTGGGATGAAAGGGGAAACATACACTGACATAAAAAAAACAAAAAAACTGATTGCTGCCATGTTGCCGGGTGATTGTGTGGTGTCGCCTGTTGCATTGTATCCTGGTACAAAACTATATGAAGAAGAAAAACAATGTGGCGTTCTGGACGATAATATCTGGTTTAAGAAAAGGGATGCTGGGATTTACCTTCGCAATGAACCAATTATACAGGAGTGGATGAATGAATTATTATTGCATACATACAAGTTACGTAATACGGCATGGTATACAGCCAAAGATTTTGCCCTGCATAGAAAGGTTACCGGTGATTGCTGGGTAACCGATATTCTTGAAGGTGATTATTATCTGGATAATGAGATATATCCTGAAGCATCACATGTATATGCAAAGGTAATGAACACAATGCCTGATAATCCCTGGGGGTACATGCGTTATGGAAAACTACATTTTGCCATAGGCGACTTTGAAACCGCAATGGAAAGCTTTTTTGAAGCCACGAAAATTGTACCTAACTACTATGGTGGCTGGCTGAAATATGCACAGGCAAGTGTTGCGTTAGGGATAAAAGATAATGCACGTGCAGCAATTAGTAAAGCAATGGAATTAAATAAATATGATGAACGAGTTCGTTCGTTATATACGTTATTGAATAAGAAATGA